Proteins from a single region of Primulina tabacum isolate GXHZ01 chromosome 5, ASM2559414v2, whole genome shotgun sequence:
- the LOC142546908 gene encoding cytokinin dehydrogenase 9-like, whose amino-acid sequence MKKKSSSISLTRNLVPLIVCCCMAIKLSLCFSSLESSLRALHIQGSFSFDGNEFAAKDFGNQIHFLPFAVLHPNKVSDIATTIQHVWQMGAGSGLTVAARGHGHSLQGQAQAPHGIVINMESLTGKEMTVHEGKFTYVDVSAGELWINILHECLKQGLAPKSWTDYLHLTVGGTLSNAGISGQAFRHGPQISNVHQLEVVTGKGEVVVCSEEQNADLFHGVLGGLGQFGIITRARIALEPAPKMVKWIRVLYSDFSTFARDQEHLISAENTFDYIEGLVIINKTGLVNYWRSSFILHDTTQANQFISDGKTLFCLELTKNFNPHEADTIDMEVDSLLSQLNYIPSTLFITEVSYVEFLDRVHTAELKLRSKGIWDLPHPWLNLIIPKSQISSFADVVFGNILTDTNNGPVLVYPVNKSMWDNRTSFVLPEEDIFYLVAFLPHAVPSSTEHDGLQYILSLNKRILDFCEVANLGVKQYLPHYTTREEWQAHFGRRWEIFMQRKLAYDPLAILAPGQRIFQKAVSIL is encoded by the exons atgaaaaagaaaagcAGTAGTATTTCATTAACTAGAAATCTAGTACCTTTGATAGTATGCTGCTGCATGGCTATCAAACTAAGCCTCTGTTTTTCTAGCCTCGAATCATCATTAAGGGCACTACATATCCAGGGGAGTTTTAGTTTCGATGGGAATGAATTTGCAGCAAAAGATTTTGGAAACCAAATTCATTTCCTTCCTTTTGCCGTTCTTCACCCGAACAAAGTGTCCGATATCGCCACAACCATACAGCATGTTTGGCAAATGGGTGCTGGTTCTGGGCTTACTGTTGCGGCGAGAGGACACGGCCATTCGCTGCAAGGTCAAGCACAAGCACCACATGGAATCGTAATCAACATGGAATCACTAACTGGGAAAGAAATGACTGTTCATGAAGGAAAATTCACTTACGTCGATGTCTCGGCTGGCGAGCTGTGGATCAATATCTTGCATGAGTGCTTGAAACAAGGGCTAGCACCAAAATCTTGGACAGATTACCTCCATTTAACAGTAGGTGGTACGTTGTCAAATGCGGGAATCAGTGGACAGGCATTTCGACATGGGCCACAAATTAGTAATGTCCACCAGCTTGAGGTTGTCACAG GAAAAGGAGAAGTGGTAGTTTGTTCGGAAGAGCAGAATGCTGACCTGTTTCACGGAGTTCTGGGCGGCCTAGGCCAGTTTGGCATAATAACTAGAGCAAGAATCGCTCTCGAGCCAGCACCGAAGATG GTGAAATGGATTAGAGTTCTTTATTCAGACTTCTCCACTTTTGCAAGAGACCAGGAGCACTTAATATCTGCAGAAAACACCTTTGATTACATAGAAGGTCTTGTGATCATAAACAAGACTGGTCTAGTTAATTACTGGAGATCATCATTCATTCTCCACGACACAACTCAAGCCAATCAGTTTATATCTGATGGAAAGACATTATTTTGTCTGGAATTGACCAAAAATTTTAATCCGCACGAGGCTGATACAATAGACATG GAAGTTGATTCCTTGTTGTCTCAATTAAACTACATCCCTTCAACACTCTTTATTACAGAAGTTTCATATGTAGAATTCTTGGACAGGGTGCACACAGCGGAACTGAAACTACGGTCTAAGGGAATATGGGATCTTCCACACCCGTGGCTCAATCTAATTATTCCAAAAAGCCAGATAAGCAGCTTTGCTGACGTTGTCTTCGGCAACATTTTAACGGACACGAATAACGGCCCAGTCCTCGTCTACCCAGTCAATAAATCGAT GTGGGACAACAGAACTTCATTTGTACTTCCAGAGGAAGACATTTTCTACCTGGTGGCATTTCTTCCACACGCAGTTCCCTCGTCCACAGAACATGACGGCTTACAATACATCCTAAGTCTAAACAAAAGGATTTTAGATTTCTGTGAGGTAGCCAACTTAGGAGTAAAGCAATATCTGCCTCATTACACTACACGGGAAGAGTGGCAAGCACATTTTGGTCGGCGGTGGGAAATCTTCATGCAGAGGAAGTTAGCCTACGACCCTCTAGCAATACTTGCCCCGGGACAGAGGATTTTTCAGAAGGCCGTGTCCATTTTATGA
- the LOC142546910 gene encoding protein kinase STUNTED-like — protein MRLAGTPAVVESCFRESCGGSAVVVVGVKLDSRSRELLTWALVKVAQTGDRVIALHVLDPSTDKTSLISLAKTFDSVLAAYEGFCNLKQVDLKLKVCRGSPVRKILSREAKSCGATSLIVGTSEVRHRIRSRISLAKYCAKNLQNNISVLCADNGKILFQRESAASNVLEFNSCDVSESRSERRRTTPQTRLNLSPTRVLSSSNSKNAGSSMALVPIKTHRILESTSGWALLRDIFRHRKKLPEVSSRKSSILQWMFLKLPGRQSVAAIYPDQKQITSSCKKDCSLEMDQEESAIAVSDDAYSVAYSSKIFSELKGVGEKYYTTCQSFSFQELLQATNNFAHENLIGKGGSSEVYRGCLQGGKELAVKILKPSDDALEQFFSEINIITSLHHKNIITLVGFCLEDDRLVLVYDLLSRGSLEDNLHGTQKFGKSFGWKERYKVALGVAEALDHLHNKAEPIIHRDVKSSNILLSDDFKPQLADFGLSTWASSCSRHIGPSDVTGTFGYLAPEYFMHGKLDQKIDVYAFGVVLLELLSGRKPIDNGHPTGQESLVMWARHILKKGDISELRDPDLASDYDNDQVEKIVSAATLCIRDSPQSRPEISFILKLLQGSPESIERACNEIDSSEDENDILGGPSLTNIQSFLNLALLNLENDSDSISSTEQNISVEDYLGGRWSRSTSFD, from the exons ATGAGATTGGCGGGGACTCCTGCAGTTGTGGAATCATGCTTCCGCGAGAGTTGCGGCGGAAGCGCGGTGGTGGTGGTCGGGGTGAAGCTCGATTCACGCAGCAGAGAATTACTGACTTGGGCGTTGGTGAAGGTTGCACAGACCGGTGATCGCGTCATTGCTTTGCATGTCCTCGATCCAAGTACTG ATAAGACGAGTCTGATTTCGCTGGCGAAAACTTTTGATTCCGTGCTAGCTGCTTATGAAGGCTTCTGTAACCTGAAACAG GTGGATCTAAAGCTTAAGGTCTGTAGGGGATCACCGGTTCGAAAAATCCTCTCCCGAGAAGCAAAGTCATGTGGTGCAACAAGTTTAATTGTGGGTACTTCTGAGGTCCGTCACAGAATTCGTTCAAGGATCTCTCTTGCCAAGTACTGTGCTAAGAATCTCCAAAATAATATATCAGTTCTATGTGCTGATAATGGTAAGATACTGTTTCAAAGAGAATCAGCCGCTTCTAATGTTCTGGAGTTCAATAGTTGTGATGTTTCTGAATCAAGATCCGAAAGGAGAAGGACCACACCCCAAACCCGTTTGAATTTATCACCCACTAGAGTTTTGTCATCATCTAATAGTAAAAATGCTGGAAGTTCCATGGCTCTAGTACCCATTAAAACCCATAGAATACTTGAATCCACTTCTGGATGGGCATTGCTTCGCGATATTTTTCGACACAGGAAAAAATTACCTGAAGTTTCTTCTAGGAAGTCATCAATATTGCAATGGATGTTTTTGAAACTACCTGGTCGACAATCTGTTGCGGCTATTTATCCTGATCAGAAACAGATTACTTCATCTTGTAAGAAGGACTGTAGTTTAGAAATGGATCAAGAGGAGAGTGCTATTGCTGTGTCAGATGACGCTTATTCTGTTGCTTATTCCTCTAAGATTTTCTCAGAACTTAAGGGTGTTGGCGAGAAATATTATACTACATGCCAATCATTTAGCTTTCAGGAACTCTTGCAAGCAACAAACAATTTTGCACATG AAAATTTGATTGGAAAGGGAGGAAGCAGCGAGGTTTACAGAGGCTGTCTACAAGGAGGCAAGGAGCTAGCTGTTAAAATTCTGAAGCCATCTGACGATGCATTGGAACAGTTTTTTTCTGAAATTAATATCATTACGTCCTTGCACCACAAAAACATAATCACTTTAGTTGGCTTTTGTTTAGAGGATGACAGACTAGTTTTGGTTTATGATCTTCTATCCAGAGGCAGCCTGGAGGACAACCTCCATG GTACTCAAAAGTTTGGTAAATCATTTGGTTGGAAAGAGCGATATAAGGTTGCTTTAGGAGTTGCTGAGGCACTGGACCATCTGCATAATAAGGCCGAGCCAATCATTCACAGAGATGTAAAGTCATCCAATATCCTTCTTTCAGATGATTTCAAACCGCAG CTTGCTGATTTTGGGCTTTCTACGTGGGCTTCAAGTTGTTCACGTCACATTGGCCCCTCTGATGTTACTGGAACATTTGG CTACCTGGCTCCTGAGTATTTTATGCATGGGAAACTGGACCAAAAAATTGATGTCTATGCGTTTGGAGTTGTACTCCTTGAGCTGTTGTCAGGTAGAAAGCCAATCGATAATGGACATCCAACGGGCCAGGAAAGCTTGGTAATGTGG GCAAGACACATTTTAAAGAAAGGAGACATTTCAGAACTGCGAGACCCCGACTTGGCCAGTGATTATGACAATGACCAAGTTGAGAAAATCGTCTCTGCTGCAACGCTATGTATCAGAGATTCCCCACAATCTCGTCCTGAAATCAGCTTT ATTCTCAAACTCCTCCAAGGTTCTCCAGAATCTATTGAGCGGGCATGCAACGAGATAGATTCTTCTGAAGACGAAAATGATATTCTCGGTGGACCTTCACTAACAAACATCCAATCCTTTCTCAATCTTGCTTTGCTCAACTTGGAAAACGACTCTGATTCCATTAGCAGCACCGAGCAGAACATCTCGGTGGAGGATTACTTGGGTGGTAGATGGAGTCGATCAACAAGCTTCGACTGA
- the LOC142546911 gene encoding putative folate-biopterin transporter 7 isoform X2, with protein MVSRESEIDRNRKLLLGIGYWVQGLRCFPWMGVNFFLKDGLKMDPSTLQILQNSANLPMVAKPFYGILSDSFYISGQHRVPYIAIGETGRKPTSSKNVKSSSSGALQSFTWMASSIGGVLGNLIAGISIGQFSPRMMFLIFGILLCFQFLVTMFVSEDTLDLPKSPSNVGFKKQLSELMAALQKPEIFYSIIWFALSYAVIPALTGTMFYYQTEHLNIKSSLLGISKVFGQAAMLLWGVVYNRHLKSISGRKLIAVVQISMAVFMISDFLFVKGVYKSIGIPDSLYVVVFSGLLEVLYFFKILPFNVLMAQLCPPGYEGSVMAFVMSAIALAFIVSGYLGVALASLVGITGDNFQGLPRGLLIQAACTILPVFWVSCIPDDQKSSTTKRKES; from the exons ATGGTGTCGCGTGAAAGTGAGATTGATAGGAATAGGAAATTGTTGCTTGGAATAGGGTACTGGGTCCAAGGATTGAGATGCTTTCCATGGATGGGTGTGAATTTCTTCCTCAAAGATGGGTTGAAAATGGATCCCTCTACTCTGCAAATTCTTCAGAATTCAGCCAACTTGCCCATGGTTGCAAAACCCTTCTACGGCATACTTTCTGATTCATTCTACATCTCTGGCCAGCACCGTGTCCCATACATCGCCATTGGAG AAACCGGGAGAAAGCCCACCTCTTCGAAAAACGTCAAATCATCTTCCTCTGGTGCTCTCCAGTCTTTTACTTGGATGGCCTCATCTATTGGTGGTGTGCTAGGAAACCTCATTGCAGGCATATCTATTGGTCAATTTTCACCTCGAATGATGTTCCTTATCTTCGGGATTCTTCTATGTTTCCAGTTCTTGGTGACAATGTTTGTAAGCGAGGATACCTTAGACCTACCAAAAAGTCCATCCAATGTAGGTTTTAAGAAGCAGCTATCGGAGCTCATGGCTGCACTACAGAAACCGGAAATCTTTTACTCAATAATCTGGTTTGCTCTATCCTATGCCGTAATTCCAGCTTTAACTGGAACTATGTTCTACTACCAAACAGAACACCTAAATATCAAATCATCACTCCTCGGGATATCAAAAGTTTTTGGGCAAGCAGCTATGCTTCTTTGGGGTGTTGTATATAATCGTCATCTCAAATCCATTTCGGGAAGAAAATTAATCGCAGTCGTTCAGATTTCGATGGCTGTGTTCATGATATCAGATTTTTTATTTGTCAAAGGCGTATACAAGAGCATAGGCATCCCTGACTCCTTATATGTTGTCGTCTTCTCAGGCCTGCTCGAGGTTCTATACTTTTTCAAGATTCTACCTTTCAACGTTCTAATGGCGCAACTTTGTCCACCAGGGTACGAGGGTTCTGTAATGGCCTTTGTTATGTCCGCCATCGCACTTGCTTTTATTGTGAGTGGCTACCTTGGCGTCGCCCTTGCGTCCCTAGTTGGAATAACGGGGGACAATTTTCAGGGTTTGCCACGAGGGCTGTTGATACAGGCAGCGTGCACGATTCTGCCTGTTTTCTGGGTGTCTTGTATCCCAGACGATCAGAAATCATCGACGACCAAAAGGAAGGAGAGTTAG
- the LOC142546911 gene encoding putative folate-biopterin transporter 7 isoform X1 gives MVSRESEIDRNRKLLLGIGYWVQGLRCFPWMGVNFFLKDGLKMDPSTLQILQNSANLPMVAKPFYGILSDSFYISGQHRVPYIAIGAFLQAVSWIAVAIFATPYSSFFLITLYLLLGNLGASIVEVANDAIVAETGRKPTSSKNVKSSSSGALQSFTWMASSIGGVLGNLIAGISIGQFSPRMMFLIFGILLCFQFLVTMFVSEDTLDLPKSPSNVGFKKQLSELMAALQKPEIFYSIIWFALSYAVIPALTGTMFYYQTEHLNIKSSLLGISKVFGQAAMLLWGVVYNRHLKSISGRKLIAVVQISMAVFMISDFLFVKGVYKSIGIPDSLYVVVFSGLLEVLYFFKILPFNVLMAQLCPPGYEGSVMAFVMSAIALAFIVSGYLGVALASLVGITGDNFQGLPRGLLIQAACTILPVFWVSCIPDDQKSSTTKRKES, from the exons ATGGTGTCGCGTGAAAGTGAGATTGATAGGAATAGGAAATTGTTGCTTGGAATAGGGTACTGGGTCCAAGGATTGAGATGCTTTCCATGGATGGGTGTGAATTTCTTCCTCAAAGATGGGTTGAAAATGGATCCCTCTACTCTGCAAATTCTTCAGAATTCAGCCAACTTGCCCATGGTTGCAAAACCCTTCTACGGCATACTTTCTGATTCATTCTACATCTCTGGCCAGCACCGTGTCCCATACATCGCCATTGGAG CGTTTTTACAAGCAGTGTCATGGATAGCTGTAGCAATTTTTGCCACACCATACTCctcgttcttcttaatcactcTATATCTCCTTCTCGGCAATCTTGGTGCTTCAATAGTCGAGGTTGCTAATGATGCCATTGTTGCAGAAACCGGGAGAAAGCCCACCTCTTCGAAAAACGTCAAATCATCTTCCTCTGGTGCTCTCCAGTCTTTTACTTGGATGGCCTCATCTATTGGTGGTGTGCTAGGAAACCTCATTGCAGGCATATCTATTGGTCAATTTTCACCTCGAATGATGTTCCTTATCTTCGGGATTCTTCTATGTTTCCAGTTCTTGGTGACAATGTTTGTAAGCGAGGATACCTTAGACCTACCAAAAAGTCCATCCAATGTAGGTTTTAAGAAGCAGCTATCGGAGCTCATGGCTGCACTACAGAAACCGGAAATCTTTTACTCAATAATCTGGTTTGCTCTATCCTATGCCGTAATTCCAGCTTTAACTGGAACTATGTTCTACTACCAAACAGAACACCTAAATATCAAATCATCACTCCTCGGGATATCAAAAGTTTTTGGGCAAGCAGCTATGCTTCTTTGGGGTGTTGTATATAATCGTCATCTCAAATCCATTTCGGGAAGAAAATTAATCGCAGTCGTTCAGATTTCGATGGCTGTGTTCATGATATCAGATTTTTTATTTGTCAAAGGCGTATACAAGAGCATAGGCATCCCTGACTCCTTATATGTTGTCGTCTTCTCAGGCCTGCTCGAGGTTCTATACTTTTTCAAGATTCTACCTTTCAACGTTCTAATGGCGCAACTTTGTCCACCAGGGTACGAGGGTTCTGTAATGGCCTTTGTTATGTCCGCCATCGCACTTGCTTTTATTGTGAGTGGCTACCTTGGCGTCGCCCTTGCGTCCCTAGTTGGAATAACGGGGGACAATTTTCAGGGTTTGCCACGAGGGCTGTTGATACAGGCAGCGTGCACGATTCTGCCTGTTTTCTGGGTGTCTTGTATCCCAGACGATCAGAAATCATCGACGACCAAAAGGAAGGAGAGTTAG